In the Salvia miltiorrhiza cultivar Shanhuang (shh) chromosome 8, IMPLAD_Smil_shh, whole genome shotgun sequence genome, ATCACCAATTCTAGTAGCAACAGCATCATAGAGTTTTCCTCTTGACATGTTCTTGTCTGCTCCGTCACTGATTATATCATCAAAGCTAATGGGATCACCAACAAGTACAGTCACCTGCGCGTTTGCCAATAGAGCAACGTAATGTCTTAAAAAGACCCCAAAAACAAGAATCGTGCAGGTAGATAAGCAAACAAGGAGAACTTACAGTTTTACCAACCCTAGGAAATTTGGCTCCAACGGGCATGACGTTTTGCATTCCAGTATGCACGAAAGGGACAACTATAGGTGTATTATCAGCATCCAATACCAACCTGCAAAATTTATAAGCAAATGCAATTACTTTGCGAACGCAGCCTTTATGCAGTGTCTGCAATGTCCTATTTTGGCATCAAAACTCCATATTGACCTGAAACTAGGACAAAATCATTGCCAAGTCTAGCATGACAACAGTTGCATCACTGATATTTGATGAAATGCAAGAGAATTATTCTCAGGTTAAACAAACTCTCACAAGTGTCCTAGCTAGGGAAAGCAGTAGACACCAGGACTGCATCCATAAAACGTCAGAGACACTTTATGCTCTTCAGCGAGAAACCATAAACAAACATACCATTTAACATAAAGTCATGATGAGCAGAAGAGTCCTACAACTAAAATCGTGATGCAGTTGACTTGTGTTGTGTTTGTAGAAGAGTTCTATGGAAAGACAAATAGAACAACAAAATACAGTGTGATCTAGATCTATTCAGCATGGCATCTCAATCATTGTAGCTGAAATAGATGCTCACAGACTTCATCTAAAGACAGTGATCCCACATAGTAATATATACTTCTACACTGAAATATTTTCACTAGATGGTACTGACATGAGTTTTCTGCAACAAGAGAAGCTATCATAATACTGGGAAAATGACAGAGCAATTATAGAACATTCTCCCTTCATATCCACTGATATATGGGCAAATTATGCATTAGCTAGTAGGGTACTGCAAGGAAACCATTCGAGAGGGGAATATTTACAGCCCGGACAAATGCAGATGATACTATGATTGCAAGTAATCCGGTCAGAGAGGGTCACTAAACAAAATGTTCAAGAGTGCTTATGCAATTAGATTAGATGGTGAAGTACCTTCCAATGCCTCTTTTGGCCGATCCCATAGTTTTCCCACCATCTCGAGAGCGACTACCTTCAGGAAATATGTGAACCCACCCTCCACCATTCAGTTTGGATATAGCCAAGTCCATTCCCTTcaggaaaaaaatgaaatgtgtAGGGAAAACCAAAAGTAGCTACCTAAAgggttcaaaaaaaaaaaagaaagcaaaGCTACCTAAAGAACAAACATCTAAAAAACCATAATTTGCATTGACAGGAAGAGAGGAAAATGATGACTCAACAAATTGGAAAAACTACAAACCTTGGTTGATCTAGGTTAGGTAAATCCCCAAGACATCAAAATTATGCGCACCTCTCCCAACTTTACTTGCTACACTAACTGGCAGTGGCATTATGAaatctcaatattttttaaGAACTTAACTCACTCGCCCTTTCTGAAAAACTACATTGACTACATTTATGGGACCATATCTAGTTATCTCCAGAAGTAATATAGCCATAATGAATTGTCAGACCCATTAATCAAACTCCAACTCTCAAATCAGTAACTAACACAGTAATGGCTGGGGCCATCTGTTATGGAGTCATCAATGTCAAAGGTCCTGAGTGTAATTTATCTCGAACCCAATTGGAAGTACCTAACTTCCACAAACTCTAAAGAATGTAGGTgcaattattataataaattacaaatacattgtttttttttcatttatacgAGGAATATAGGTAATACTAGAACAAATTATCATTCAATCATAAGAAAGACAGGTCAAAGTCATATAATTGGAACAAATGATCAATTCAACCATAACAAGATAAAGAAAATTAACTATCCAATTATTCATTCCAGAaactcaatttataaaaatgagATCCACAAGGCAAGATTCTCAGCAAACTAAACCACACAAAAACACCAAACCATCTAAAACCAGCCAAAGTGAACACCAAACAAATGGTTTATAGAAAAATACCTTCTGATATATCCCATCCCCACGAGAAACTGGAAGCACTTTCACAGACTTGAAAAATGCTGATGTAACTGGATTCTTGAAACATCGATCAGATGCACAGAGTGTCCACCGCAAACCATTAGCATCGAACAAAATACTAGGGGGTAACAGGGAAGCGATAACCAAAGGATCATCCATGGAAGCAACATGGTTGCTGACCTAGAACAGTAAAATGATTCATAAGGTTCATCAATAGATGCAAAAATGTTGCTAACCTACCCCAGGACAACACAAAAGAATTTGACAGACAGAGCCATGCTTCCATGACAATTACTCACTTGCCAATCAgcacctttttttttcctttagtttctctttcttttctctccatacttttttcttcttatttcgTCCCACCCCTCTCTGCAGTCCATGATATTTCCCCTTGATGTTCACCTCTCTTAACTCTGCTAATTACTTACAGATTTTTACTAATTGAAATCACAGCTGAAATTGCTTATACTTGTTATAAACTTGAATGGATACCCACCCATACAGGCCTAAAATGGATACAGCAGTTTCTATGTTTGAAATGACAAGACCTGCTAACACATAGTACAAGTTAAGCTCAACTATATGTTAGCTTCATTTTGTACTTCTATATAAGATTCAATATGTATGAAAATGATATATGAAGTGTTACATACTACAAAATGCACCAAGGTCCAAAGTACCTTACCACTTTGGGTCAAACAATTTTAacaaagtgttgatctcaccaTGATGTAAGAAGGTGTTGATCATCTCATAAGTGCAAGATGCTTACCGTAATCAAGGACTTGTTCTCTGGCCTATGTGTTACCACCTGTTGCAGCTTCTCTGCACCAAATATCTACAGAGTGAATGAGAAATCAAGTCATTTTTCCCCAATGCATCACCAAGAGAAGGCATATAATTCAAAAATGACAATATTGTACGTACCTGAACACGGTTGAGGCCATGCATAAAAACATGACAAACATTTCCAAGCACAGGAACAGCAACAGCCTGAAGCATGCGGGTCAAGACTGACTCATCTTCTGCATCAATATCCTTGCTCACTGCAATATAGACTTGGAAGGTCAGGCATCTACAACTAAAAGAGGTATTAAACTTCAGCCAAAAGACTAAATGAATGCAGCCACATCTGGAACTATGACCAAACAAATCACAGGAATACCACTCATTAAAAGACCGACACCGTAAACCATATTCCTATGAAGTTCAGACTCAGTAAGACAAATCATGGGACTGGAAACTGTCATAATTTGAGgccaaaaagaaaatgaagagtTATCTGACTGAACGTCAGATGTGCCCCTACTACACCAAACAACTCCACTTCTTACCATTCCTTGTTCATACTCCACTGAGACATACATGGTACCCTACTACACTGTATACTAACTTAAATGCAAGATGAATACTAGACAACCGGTTAGCTGTATCATTAAAATGTTGCCAACTGGCACCTATTTAGACCCAACACAGCATAAGAAACTTAAGTAATCTACTTCAGCACCAACTTAATGAGAGATCAAATACAGACAGTTAAGCAATTTAATAATCAAAAGGCTACACAGCACAACTTTAGATGATCAAACTGTTACCAAGAGACATACAAATGTACCATATGTTACAAGAAAGCAAAGAACCAAACCAAAATGCAGATATTAGTGTTCCTATGTTACCTTA is a window encoding:
- the LOC130996865 gene encoding uncharacterized protein LOC130996865, whose protein sequence is MVAAGRWLECRGDLLAEGAKSLQLRLRDRFRVAAVDYHRRRNLRTTSAGYLSSSVQRWLDRFSEFRRDSLPSSSTFYRKRVSKDIDAEDESVLTRMLQAVAVPVLGNVCHVFMHGLNRVQIFGAEKLQQVVTHRPENKSLITVSNHVASMDDPLVIASLLPPSILFDANGLRWTLCASDRCFKNPVTSAFFKSVKVLPVSRGDGIYQKGMDLAISKLNGGGWVHIFPEGSRSRDGGKTMGSAKRGIGRLVLDADNTPIVVPFVHTGMQNVMPVGAKFPRVGKTVTVLVGDPISFDDIISDGADKNMSRGKLYDAVATRIGDRLQKLKVQVETLAIEQALELEKYPSRVTERAARLLQKIDWESLGIGSYMGLDDNPAKQEPSVAQLYPQEKSHEEQCFGGAGYSAGGGFVSRIRGYMDSTELTVFGARGLYTNHRSNEYFGSLRDVTPWKAWRSMYGNVYFPPNSGFAV